The following proteins are encoded in a genomic region of Nicotiana sylvestris chromosome 4, ASM39365v2, whole genome shotgun sequence:
- the LOC138889248 gene encoding uncharacterized protein → MGPQIWIGIYVGFESPSIIRYLEPLTEDLFTARFANCRLDETNFPKLGGEKKEIKREIVWKVSSFSQFNPRTPIGNQEVQKIIHLQNIANQISNAFTNLKRITKSHIPVKNVPIRIDVPVGPSTSMKASEPKAHLKCGRPLGSKDRNPRKRKSTNDQNDTMKGSSEETQDLISSKIPKENQ, encoded by the coding sequence ATGGGACCACAAATatggataggaatatatgttgggtttgaatcaccctctattattcgctatcttgaaccattgacagaagatttatttactgctcgatttgcaaaTTGTCGgcttgatgaaacaaatttcccaAAATTAGGAGGAgaaaaaaaggaaatcaaaagagaaattgtgtggaaagtttcatcattTTCTCAATTTAATCCTCGTACCCCTATaggtaatcaggaggtccagaagatcatccatttacagaatatagcaaatcaaatttcAAACGCATTTActaatttgaaaaggataactaagtcacatatcccagtaaagaatgtgcctatccgaattgatgtcccagtaggaccatctactagcatgaaagctagtgaacctaaagcacacCTGAAgtgtggtaggcctttgggttctaaggatcgaaatcctcgaaaaagaaaatcgacaaatgatcaaaacgatactatgaagggatcttcTGAAGAGACCCAAGATCTTATTAGTTCTAAGATTCCCAAAGAaaatcaatga